In the genome of Hymenobacter cellulosivorans, one region contains:
- a CDS encoding valine--tRNA ligase — protein MSIAKTYTPADVEAKWYQRWQEQGFFKAKANPRKPAYSVVIPPPNVTGVLHMGHMLNNTIQDVLVRRARMQGKEACWVPGTDHASIATEAKVVALLKEKGIEKRDLSREEFLTHAWDWKEKYGGIILEQLKKLGASCDWDRTRFTMEPELTEAVLRVFVDLYQKGQIYRGIRMVNWDPQGRTAISDEEVIAKDTVAKMYYLRYEVVGQDGQFITVATSRPETIMADVAVAVNPNDERYTHLHGQKVRIPLLGREIPVILDEYVAMDFGTGGLKVTPAHDLNDYELGVKHNLPVIDILNDDGTLNEKAQLYVGQDRFAVRKQIAKDLQEAGLLDKIEDYNSVLQTSERTGAVIEPKLSLQWFCKMDHMAKKALEVVENDEIKLHPPKFKNMYRSWMENVRDWCISRQLWWGQRIPAYYLPDGTFVVALNEEQALEQAREQSGNANLQLTDLRQDEDVLDTWFSSWLWPISVFDGFKDPDNADINYFYPTDDLVTAPEILFFWVARMIMAGLEYRKEVPFRNVYLTGIVRDDQGRKMSKQLGNSPDPLDLIATYGADGVRTGMLFSSPAGNDLLFDIKLVEQGRNFTNKLWNAFRLTQGWEVNNELPFASAKAVEWFGAKLQTTLAELDEHFAKFRMSDALMTVYKLVWDDFCSVYLEMVKPAYQAPIDAETLKHTIGYLETLLKLLHPFMPFITEEIWHELKERGPKEYLCVAPWPKLAPVAGSAELLSRMDKALDIVAGVRNIRNQKGLGPNKPLTLAAKTDDAQLLQDYDGIIRKLAALTEVSLVQDAPAASVGFVSGGSEFFVPLEGQIDLGAEKARLEKELEYTRGFRDTVLKKLSNEKFVQNAKPDVLERERQKQADAESKIAALEQSLAAL, from the coding sequence ATGTCCATCGCCAAAACCTATACCCCCGCCGACGTTGAAGCCAAATGGTATCAGCGCTGGCAGGAGCAGGGCTTTTTTAAAGCCAAAGCCAACCCGCGCAAGCCCGCCTACTCCGTCGTGATTCCGCCGCCCAACGTGACGGGCGTGCTGCACATGGGCCACATGCTCAACAATACGATTCAGGACGTGCTGGTGCGCCGGGCCCGGATGCAGGGCAAGGAAGCCTGCTGGGTGCCCGGCACCGACCACGCCTCCATTGCTACCGAAGCCAAAGTAGTAGCCCTGCTAAAGGAAAAGGGTATTGAGAAGCGCGACCTGAGCCGGGAAGAGTTTCTGACCCACGCCTGGGACTGGAAGGAAAAGTACGGCGGCATCATCCTGGAGCAGCTTAAGAAGCTGGGTGCTAGCTGCGACTGGGACCGGACGCGCTTCACGATGGAGCCCGAGCTGACCGAGGCCGTACTGCGCGTGTTCGTGGACCTGTACCAGAAAGGCCAGATTTACCGCGGCATCCGGATGGTCAACTGGGACCCGCAGGGCCGCACCGCCATCAGTGACGAGGAAGTTATTGCCAAGGACACTGTGGCCAAAATGTACTACCTGCGCTACGAAGTGGTAGGACAGGACGGGCAGTTCATCACCGTGGCTACCTCGCGGCCCGAAACGATTATGGCCGACGTGGCTGTGGCTGTAAACCCCAACGACGAGCGGTACACCCACTTGCACGGGCAGAAAGTGCGTATCCCGCTGCTGGGCCGCGAAATCCCGGTGATTCTGGACGAGTACGTGGCCATGGACTTCGGCACTGGCGGTCTGAAGGTGACGCCCGCCCACGACTTGAACGACTACGAGCTAGGCGTCAAGCACAACCTGCCCGTTATCGACATCCTGAATGATGACGGCACGCTGAACGAAAAGGCGCAGCTCTACGTCGGGCAGGACCGCTTTGCCGTGCGCAAGCAGATTGCCAAAGACCTGCAGGAAGCCGGCTTGCTCGACAAGATTGAGGACTACAACAGCGTGCTGCAAACCTCGGAGCGGACCGGCGCGGTGATTGAGCCCAAGCTCAGCCTGCAGTGGTTCTGCAAGATGGACCACATGGCCAAAAAGGCGCTGGAGGTCGTTGAAAACGACGAAATCAAGCTGCACCCGCCCAAGTTCAAGAACATGTACCGGTCGTGGATGGAGAACGTGCGCGACTGGTGCATCTCGCGCCAGCTGTGGTGGGGCCAGCGGATTCCGGCCTACTACCTGCCCGACGGCACCTTTGTAGTAGCCCTCAACGAGGAGCAGGCCCTGGAACAGGCCCGGGAGCAGAGCGGCAACGCCAACCTGCAACTCACGGACCTGCGCCAGGACGAGGATGTGCTCGATACCTGGTTTTCGTCGTGGCTGTGGCCGATTTCAGTGTTCGACGGGTTCAAGGACCCCGACAATGCCGATATCAACTATTTCTACCCCACCGACGACCTGGTAACGGCTCCCGAAATCCTGTTTTTCTGGGTGGCCCGCATGATTATGGCCGGCCTGGAGTACCGTAAGGAAGTGCCTTTCCGCAACGTGTACCTCACCGGCATCGTGCGCGATGACCAGGGCCGCAAGATGAGTAAGCAGCTCGGCAACTCGCCCGACCCGCTCGATTTGATTGCCACCTACGGCGCCGACGGCGTGCGCACGGGCATGCTTTTTTCCTCGCCGGCCGGCAACGACTTGCTCTTTGACATCAAGCTCGTGGAGCAGGGCCGCAACTTCACCAACAAGCTCTGGAACGCCTTCCGCCTGACCCAGGGCTGGGAGGTGAACAACGAGCTGCCCTTCGCCTCGGCCAAGGCGGTGGAATGGTTCGGGGCCAAGCTGCAAACGACTCTGGCCGAGCTGGATGAGCACTTTGCCAAGTTCCGCATGAGCGACGCGCTGATGACGGTGTATAAGCTGGTATGGGACGACTTCTGCTCGGTGTACCTGGAAATGGTGAAGCCCGCCTACCAGGCCCCGATTGATGCCGAGACGCTGAAGCACACCATCGGCTACCTCGAAACCCTGCTCAAGCTGCTGCACCCCTTTATGCCCTTCATCACCGAAGAAATCTGGCACGAGCTGAAGGAGCGGGGCCCCAAGGAGTACCTCTGCGTGGCACCCTGGCCCAAGCTGGCCCCGGTGGCCGGCAGCGCCGAGCTGCTCAGCCGCATGGACAAGGCCCTGGACATCGTGGCCGGGGTGCGCAACATCCGTAACCAGAAGGGCCTGGGCCCCAACAAGCCCCTGACCCTGGCGGCCAAAACCGACGATGCCCAGCTGCTGCAGGACTACGACGGCATCATCCGCAAGCTGGCCGCCCTGACCGAGGTGAGCTTGGTGCAGGACGCTCCCGCCGCTTCGGTAGGCTTCGTGTCGGGTGGCAGTGAGTTTTTCGTGCCCTTGGAAGGCCAGATTGACCTGGGTGCGGAAAAGGCCCGGCTGGAAAAAGAGCTGGAGTACACCCGCGGCTTCCGCGACACGGTGCTCAAGAAGCTCAGCAACGAGAAGTTTGTGCAGAACGCCAAGCCCGACGTGCTGGAGCGCGAGCGGCAGAAGCAGGCCGATGCCGAATCGAAAATTGCCGCCCTGGAGCAAAGCCTGGCGGCGCTGTAA
- a CDS encoding 4Fe-4S binding protein has product MAIMITDECINCGACEPECPNTAIYEGGAQWRWADGTTLKEVQVDGGATVAGTAPQTPVSDEYYYIVSDKCTECVGFHEEPQCAAVCPVDCCVDDPDYRESQEKLISKKEWLHA; this is encoded by the coding sequence ATGGCCATCATGATAACCGACGAGTGCATCAACTGTGGTGCCTGCGAACCAGAATGCCCCAACACCGCCATCTACGAGGGCGGCGCCCAGTGGCGTTGGGCCGACGGCACTACGCTGAAGGAAGTACAGGTCGACGGGGGCGCTACGGTTGCCGGCACGGCGCCCCAAACGCCCGTCTCGGATGAGTATTACTACATCGTGTCCGACAAGTGCACCGAGTGCGTAGGCTTTCACGAAGAGCCCCAGTGCGCTGCCGTGTGCCCCGTCGACTGCTGCGTAGACGACCCCGACTACCGCGAAAGCCAGGAGAAGCTCATCAGCAAGAAAGAGTGGCTGCACGCGTAA
- a CDS encoding acyl-CoA reductase, producing the protein MNHSDRVAAFIALGQRLQHLSGDELADLVRRARNSNTWFDEPNVTAAVQGVAELLTEDTLRTWASRYPTEPEQARRVGVVMAGNIPLVGFHDLLCVLISGHYLLAKPSADDKVLMTWIAQELTTLEPRFAERISFVERLNEADAFIATGSNNTARYFEYYFSKKPNLIRRNRTSLAILTGEETADTLAALGRDIFQYYGLGCRNVSKLYVPENYSFSPLLDALQPWERVLTHNRYQNNYDYNKSILLVNNVPHYDNGFLLLNEAAPLVSPISVLHYGRYTSEVDLVDQLTDAAEQIQCIVSDGGRYAGSFAFGQAQSPKVTDYADGVDTMAFLAEIV; encoded by the coding sequence ATGAATCATTCCGACCGTGTCGCCGCCTTTATAGCCCTGGGCCAGCGCCTGCAGCACCTTTCCGGCGACGAGCTAGCCGATCTGGTCCGGCGGGCCCGCAATAGCAACACCTGGTTTGACGAGCCCAACGTAACGGCCGCCGTGCAGGGCGTGGCCGAACTGCTGACCGAAGACACGCTCCGGACCTGGGCCAGCCGCTACCCCACCGAGCCCGAGCAGGCCCGCCGCGTGGGCGTGGTTATGGCCGGCAACATTCCCCTGGTCGGCTTTCATGACTTGCTCTGCGTGCTCATCAGCGGCCACTATCTGCTGGCCAAGCCCAGCGCCGATGACAAGGTGCTCATGACCTGGATTGCCCAGGAGCTGACGACACTTGAGCCCCGCTTTGCCGAGCGAATCAGCTTCGTGGAACGGCTCAACGAGGCCGATGCCTTCATTGCCACCGGCTCCAATAATACGGCCCGCTACTTCGAGTATTATTTCAGCAAGAAGCCCAACCTAATTCGGCGCAACCGCACTAGTCTGGCCATCCTTACGGGCGAGGAAACCGCCGACACGCTGGCAGCTTTGGGCCGCGACATTTTCCAGTACTACGGCCTGGGCTGCCGCAACGTGTCGAAGCTCTACGTGCCCGAAAATTACTCTTTCTCGCCCCTGCTCGATGCGCTGCAGCCCTGGGAACGGGTATTGACCCACAACCGCTACCAGAACAACTACGACTATAATAAGAGCATTCTGCTGGTCAACAACGTGCCCCACTACGACAACGGCTTCCTGTTACTTAACGAAGCGGCTCCGCTGGTGTCACCGATTTCGGTGCTGCACTACGGCCGCTATACCAGCGAGGTAGACTTGGTGGATCAATTGACTGATGCTGCCGAGCAGATTCAATGTATTGTGTCAGATGGAGGGCGTTACGCGGGCAGCTTTGCCTTCGGGCAGGCCCAGTCGCCCAAGGTTACGGACTATGCCGACGGAGTGGACACCATGGCTTTTTTGGCCGAAATAGTCTGA
- a CDS encoding N-acetyl sugar amidotransferase — MTHGYQRCTRCIMDTTVPGIQFDAHGECNFCLLHDKMDQAFPLGEAGRKKVQELAADIKRLGKGRKYDCVLGVSGGRDSSFTLWYCVTQLGLRPLAVHFNDGFGNPVAGENMLKACRKLGVEMRTITSDWRESKDLKIAFLKASTPDMEEGTDVGIATALYGVAAKEGIQRIIIGQSFRTEGIAPLSWNYLDGKYLKAVHERFGSVPLRAWSPNDPGFNLGLKEMFYYTFVRRIKTVTLLYHVDYVRSEVDELLARELDWQNPGAHYFDDLYQSVIYYLNRTKFNIDRRLFNYSALVRSGQMSRETALERTAKINSIEDPRVIDLCIKRLGLTRQEFDQIVATPPRTFHDYPNNYRLIRKLRWPIQALSHLNLLPESAYDKYFNCGT, encoded by the coding sequence ATGACGCACGGCTACCAACGCTGCACCCGCTGTATTATGGATACTACTGTACCCGGTATTCAGTTTGATGCCCACGGCGAGTGTAATTTTTGCCTGTTGCACGATAAAATGGACCAGGCTTTCCCGCTGGGCGAAGCCGGCCGCAAAAAAGTGCAGGAGCTGGCCGCCGATATCAAACGCCTGGGCAAGGGCCGCAAATACGACTGCGTGCTCGGCGTCAGCGGAGGCCGCGACAGTTCCTTTACCCTGTGGTACTGCGTTACCCAGCTGGGCCTGCGGCCCCTGGCAGTACACTTCAACGACGGTTTTGGTAACCCTGTGGCCGGGGAAAACATGCTCAAGGCCTGCCGCAAGCTGGGCGTGGAAATGCGCACCATCACCTCCGACTGGCGTGAATCCAAGGACCTGAAAATTGCCTTCCTCAAGGCCTCCACGCCCGATATGGAGGAAGGTACCGACGTAGGCATTGCCACCGCTCTTTACGGCGTGGCGGCCAAGGAAGGCATTCAGCGCATCATCATCGGGCAGTCGTTCCGCACCGAGGGCATAGCCCCGCTGTCGTGGAACTACCTGGATGGCAAATACCTGAAGGCCGTGCACGAGCGTTTCGGCTCGGTGCCGCTTCGGGCCTGGTCGCCGAATGACCCGGGCTTTAATCTGGGTTTGAAGGAAATGTTCTACTACACCTTCGTGCGTCGCATCAAGACCGTGACCCTGCTCTACCACGTGGATTACGTACGCAGCGAAGTCGACGAGCTGCTGGCCCGGGAGCTGGACTGGCAGAACCCCGGGGCCCACTACTTCGACGACCTGTACCAGAGCGTTATTTACTACCTGAACCGGACCAAGTTCAACATCGACCGGCGCCTGTTCAACTACTCGGCCCTGGTCCGCTCGGGGCAGATGAGCCGGGAAACGGCCCTGGAACGCACAGCCAAAATCAACTCCATCGAAGACCCGCGCGTCATCGACCTGTGCATCAAGCGCCTGGGCCTCACCCGCCAGGAGTTCGACCAGATTGTGGCCACTCCTCCCCGCACCTTCCACGACTACCCCAACAACTACCGCCTCATCCGCAAGCTGCGCTGGCCCATCCAGGCCCTGAGCCACCTAAACCTGCTCCCCGAGTCGGCCTACGACAAGTACTTCAACTGCGGCACGTGA
- a CDS encoding carbon-nitrogen hydrolase family protein — protein MASLFSFLKNKKPALAPVSTAPHPEPTATVRIGLGQLLVEGGEPLRNLERASQMIADAAQQGCDLVLLPETLDFAWTHPSALTEALPIPGAFSDALCQEAMRHNIMVCAGLTERLNGRNYNAAILISAQGEILTKYHKINLLTVEQPFYAVGQTLNVVDTPLGKIGVNVCADNYLEGLSIGHTLARMGAEFILAPASWTVDYSITEENDPYQQKWVRPFSILAQLYNVAVLSTTSVGYIVGGPYEGKKSIGCSLAVDASGVRAQGVFNEFAGQLVVTDMPRPVRPEQGTAIGDMLRRKGYRFDELPV, from the coding sequence ATGGCTTCGCTTTTCTCTTTTCTAAAGAATAAGAAACCAGCTTTGGCGCCGGTTTCAACTGCTCCCCACCCCGAACCTACTGCTACCGTCCGCATTGGCCTGGGCCAGCTGCTGGTTGAAGGCGGCGAGCCGCTACGCAACCTCGAACGGGCCTCCCAGATGATTGCCGACGCGGCCCAACAAGGCTGCGACCTGGTATTATTGCCTGAAACCCTGGATTTTGCCTGGACTCACCCCAGCGCCCTGACCGAGGCGCTGCCCATTCCCGGCGCCTTCAGCGACGCGCTGTGTCAGGAAGCCATGCGGCACAACATCATGGTGTGCGCCGGCCTGACCGAGCGGCTGAACGGACGCAATTACAACGCGGCCATCCTGATCAGTGCCCAGGGCGAAATCCTGACTAAATACCATAAAATCAACCTCCTTACCGTGGAGCAGCCGTTTTATGCGGTGGGCCAAACCCTGAATGTGGTGGATACGCCCTTGGGCAAAATCGGGGTCAACGTGTGCGCCGATAACTACCTGGAGGGCCTGTCCATTGGGCACACCCTGGCCCGCATGGGCGCCGAGTTTATCCTGGCCCCGGCGTCCTGGACCGTGGATTACTCCATCACGGAAGAAAATGACCCGTACCAGCAGAAATGGGTGCGGCCTTTTTCTATTCTGGCCCAGCTCTACAACGTGGCCGTGCTCAGCACCACCTCGGTGGGCTACATCGTGGGCGGCCCCTACGAGGGCAAGAAAAGCATTGGCTGCTCCCTGGCCGTGGATGCTTCCGGAGTGCGCGCCCAGGGTGTTTTCAATGAGTTTGCCGGCCAGCTGGTCGTGACGGATATGCCCCGGCCGGTCCGGCCCGAGCAGGGCACGGCCATTGGGGACATGCTGCGCCGCAAAGGCTACCGCTTCGACGAATTGCCCGTTTAA